TGGGAATTCCTGAAAGGTTTTATCCTTAAATATGACATGGTTGTCTTTTCGAGTGAAAAATATCAAAAAGAAGATCTGCCGGTAGAGCATAGGATTATTTCTCCCGCTATTGATCCTCTGTCCCTGAAGAACAAGGAACTCTCTGTAAAAGACATATTAAAATATCTGAAAAAAGCGGGTATCCCAAACGATAAACCGATTATCACACAGGTCTCAAGAATGGATCCCTGGAAAGATCCAGAAGGCTTACTTGAGGTATTTAAACGTGTAAAGGAAAAGATCGATTGCAGGTTGGTTTATTGCTATGATCTGGCGTTGGATGACCCCCAAGGTATAGAGATATATTCTAAAGTATATCGTAAGGCCAAAAAGTTCATAGATAGAGGCGAAGTTATATTTGTTGTGGGTAAGGACCATATTCTTGTTAATGCTATACAAAGATTTTCTTCTGTCTTGGTCCAAAAATCTATAAGGGAAGGATTCTGCCTTGCAATAACTGAGGCGTTATGGAAGGGAAAGCCGGTTGTAGCTACAAATGTGGGGGGAATCCCTCTCCAAATAAGTGACGGTGAAGGAGGCTTTTTAGTTGAACCTTATGATACAGAACAATTTGCAGAGATGATTATAACAATTTTTAAGGACCCTTTGATGGCACAAGAGATGGGTAATAAAGGGAAAGAGAGGGTCAGAAAAAATTTTCTCATAACAAGGCTTCTGTCAGATTATTTGGACTTATTAAGCGACATAATTTGCTAATTAGGTCCATATATCCCTTCCATTGCCCATTTTTAAAAGTTGTAATTAAAACATAATCCCGTATTTTCCCATATCGTGTATCTTCAAAGGAAATAATTAATAATGTTGGGTAGGATTATTTAAAGAAGGGCAAAAGGGGAGGAGGTGCATGCCTCGGGTATCGGTGATCATCCCTACCCATAACAGGAAGGACTTTTTGCTTGAGGCAATGGACTCCGTCTTCGCCCAGACCTATGGGGATTTTGAGCTGGTCGTGGTGGACGATGGCTCCACCGATGGTACGGGAGAGGCCCTCAAGAGGTATGGAGATAGGTTAATATATACCTATCAGGCCAATCAAGGGGTCAGTGCAGCCCGCAACCGTGGTATAGAGCTCGTCAGAGGAGAATTCATCGCCTTCCTGGATTCCGATGATCTCTGGTTGCCAAAAAAACTCCAGATGCAGGTCGCCTTTATGGATCAGCACCCTGAGGCCCAGATCTGCTATACCGATGAGATCTGGATCAGGCGAGGGGTGAGGGTCAACCCCAAGAAGAAACACGCCAAATATTCAGGGTGGATCTATTCCCACTGCCTCCCCCTTTGTATCATCAGCCTTTCATCAGCCCTCATGCGCAGGGGTCTTTTCGCACAGGTTGGGGCCTTTGACCCCCGTCTACCTGTCTGTGAGGACTATGACCTGTGGTTACGGGTGGCATCCCGCTTTCCCGTATTCCTCATCCCTCAAAGGCTGATCGTCAAGAGGGGAGG
The Deltaproteobacteria bacterium genome window above contains:
- a CDS encoding glycosyltransferase — translated: MRSLEDYREIVGDEAISAIHRKARRLYGKRILHVNSTYYGGGVAEILNPFVSLMNNVGIETDWRILHGTPDLFTITKKFHNALQGNKINLSEMKKQLYVGANEAFSVYCHIDADCVIVHDPQPLPLIRFYRKRQPWVWRCHIDLTDPNKGLWEFLKGFILKYDMVVFSSEKYQKEDLPVEHRIISPAIDPLSLKNKELSVKDILKYLKKAGIPNDKPIITQVSRMDPWKDPEGLLEVFKRVKEKIDCRLVYCYDLALDDPQGIEIYSKVYRKAKKFIDRGEVIFVVGKDHILVNAIQRFSSVLVQKSIREGFCLAITEALWKGKPVVATNVGGIPLQISDGEGGFLVEPYDTEQFAEMIITIFKDPLMAQEMGNKGKERVRKNFLITRLLSDYLDLLSDIIC
- a CDS encoding glycosyltransferase, with translation MPRVSVIIPTHNRKDFLLEAMDSVFAQTYGDFELVVVDDGSTDGTGEALKRYGDRLIYTYQANQGVSAARNRGIELVRGEFIAFLDSDDLWLPKKLQMQVAFMDQHPEAQICYTDEIWIRRGVRVNPKKKHAKYSGWIYSHCLPLCIISLSSALMRRGLFAQVGAFDPRLPVCEDYDLWLRVASRFPVFLIPQRLIVKRGGHANQLSQRSWGTDRYRVIALVKILEMGVLTPQMRGLTIQELHRKCRILINGYLKRGKEEEVKDYQEVLKKYPL